From the Micromonospora sediminicola genome, one window contains:
- a CDS encoding D-alanyl-D-alanine carboxypeptidase family protein codes for MRARVLAVATAVTLLVTGAPVPAQGAPVVNAAPVATAPCPRLPAPKVSRPPRPVPPEPVPDQQVVGGDALAAPGLVAPPGSAAPPAVTATTWLVADLDSGAVLGACGPHVYGTPASTQKLLLAATMLSRLDPKQVAVATRADLDIEPGSSAVGLLVGGRYAVETLWLGLLLQSGNDAANMLARLGAGNARAGVTEMNAEARRLGARQTHAVTPSGLDGPGQFTSAYDLALIARACFADERFRRYALTERAQIPAQPALKKGGFQIQNENQLIYRYPGALGGKTGFTELARHSYVGAAQRGGRRLVVTLLGAEARPMRGWQQGAQLLDWGFSLPRDASVGRLVEPGELDAAKAEPAPAPAAAAARPEPSPWRGPAGTALRRVADGDWRVIVPLAGLLALVVGGTAAVLAARRGRSRRAGRRRA; via the coding sequence ATGAGAGCCCGGGTCCTGGCCGTCGCCACCGCCGTCACCCTGCTCGTCACCGGGGCGCCCGTCCCGGCGCAGGGCGCTCCCGTGGTCAACGCCGCGCCGGTGGCCACCGCGCCCTGCCCCCGACTGCCCGCGCCGAAGGTCTCCCGGCCGCCGCGCCCCGTCCCGCCGGAGCCGGTGCCCGACCAGCAGGTCGTCGGCGGTGACGCGCTGGCCGCTCCGGGGCTGGTCGCCCCGCCCGGCAGCGCCGCGCCACCGGCGGTGACCGCCACCACCTGGCTGGTCGCCGACCTGGACAGCGGCGCCGTGCTCGGCGCGTGCGGGCCGCACGTGTACGGCACCCCCGCCAGCACCCAGAAGCTGCTGCTCGCCGCCACCATGCTGAGCCGGCTCGACCCGAAGCAGGTGGCCGTCGCCACCCGCGCCGACCTGGACATCGAGCCGGGCAGCTCGGCCGTCGGCCTGCTCGTCGGCGGGCGGTACGCGGTGGAGACGCTCTGGTTGGGCCTGCTGCTGCAGTCCGGCAACGACGCGGCGAACATGCTGGCCCGGCTGGGCGCCGGCAACGCCCGGGCCGGGGTCACCGAGATGAACGCCGAGGCCCGCCGGCTCGGCGCGCGGCAGACCCACGCCGTCACCCCGTCCGGCCTGGACGGTCCGGGCCAGTTCACCAGCGCGTACGACCTGGCACTGATCGCCCGGGCCTGCTTCGCCGACGAGCGGTTCCGCCGGTACGCGCTGACCGAGCGGGCGCAGATCCCGGCCCAGCCGGCGCTGAAGAAGGGCGGATTCCAGATCCAGAACGAGAACCAGTTGATCTACCGCTATCCGGGGGCGCTGGGCGGCAAGACCGGGTTCACCGAGCTGGCCCGGCACAGCTACGTCGGCGCCGCCCAGCGCGGCGGTCGTCGGCTGGTGGTCACCCTGCTCGGGGCCGAGGCCCGGCCGATGCGGGGCTGGCAGCAGGGCGCCCAACTGCTCGACTGGGGCTTCTCGCTGCCTCGCGACGCCTCCGTCGGCCGGCTGGTCGAGCCCGGCGAGCTGGACGCCGCGAAGGCCGAGCCGGCGCCGGCCCCGGCCGCCGCGGCGGCCCGTCCGGAGCCGTCACCGTGGCGCGGGCCGGCCGGCACCGCGCTGCGTCGGGTCGCCGACGGGGACTGGCGGGTCATCGTCCCGCTGGCCGGGCTGCTCGCACTCGTCGTCGGCGGGACGGCAGCCGTGCTCGCCGCCCGCCGGGGCCGCTCCCGTCGAGCGGGTCGCCGCCGCGCCTGA
- a CDS encoding MGDG synthase family glycosyltransferase, producing MEHPGRVVVVSADIGAGHDRAADELAERLRARGFAVDRLNVLHLLPGPLHRAVREAYRGLLHRLPGGYHLLFRLTSRSLVPVRAVRALLRPFRRAMRRRIPPDTRAVVTTYPFANQLLGPLRRHGRLRVPVITYVTDLVVHPAWLAPGVDVYCTVRHAELRPSDGVDVTVVEPLVSRAFGVGDGADRRRARHRFGLPPDGVLALVVAGSWGAGEVAATVAEVGATGARPVVVCGRNRALRRRLSGAGRDVLGWVDDMPALMRAVDVVVENAGGITCQEALAAGVPVVTYRPIPGHGRANAAILARSGLTRWAGSPDQLGPVLAAVTGAGPASPARDARSLEDPAGLVAEAARAAVPAGPAAAGRRSLLEPVGDAIAVVAALLQAGGGLR from the coding sequence ATGGAGCACCCGGGACGCGTCGTGGTGGTCTCCGCGGACATCGGCGCCGGGCACGACCGGGCCGCCGACGAGCTGGCGGAGCGGCTGCGCGCCCGGGGCTTCGCGGTGGACCGGCTCAACGTTCTGCACCTGCTGCCCGGTCCGCTGCACCGGGCCGTGCGCGAGGCGTACCGGGGACTGCTGCACCGGCTGCCCGGGGGCTACCACCTGCTGTTCCGGCTCACCAGCCGGTCGTTGGTCCCGGTACGCGCCGTACGCGCGCTGCTGCGCCCGTTCCGCCGGGCGATGCGGCGGCGCATCCCGCCGGACACCCGGGCGGTGGTGACCACCTATCCGTTCGCGAACCAGCTCCTCGGGCCGTTGCGCCGCCACGGGCGGCTCCGGGTGCCGGTGATCACGTACGTGACCGACCTCGTGGTCCACCCGGCCTGGCTCGCCCCGGGCGTCGACGTGTACTGCACGGTCCGGCACGCGGAGCTGCGGCCCTCGGACGGCGTCGACGTGACGGTGGTCGAGCCGCTGGTGTCGCGGGCGTTCGGCGTGGGCGACGGGGCCGACCGTCGGCGTGCCCGGCACCGGTTCGGCCTGCCCCCCGACGGTGTCCTTGCCCTGGTCGTGGCGGGTTCCTGGGGTGCGGGGGAGGTGGCGGCCACGGTCGCGGAGGTCGGCGCGACCGGGGCACGGCCGGTGGTGGTGTGCGGGCGGAACCGGGCGTTGCGCCGGCGGCTCAGCGGGGCCGGCCGGGACGTCCTGGGCTGGGTGGACGACATGCCCGCGCTGATGCGGGCCGTCGACGTGGTGGTGGAGAACGCGGGCGGCATCACCTGCCAGGAGGCGCTCGCGGCCGGGGTGCCGGTGGTCACCTACCGCCCCATCCCCGGTCACGGACGGGCCAACGCCGCCATCCTGGCCCGTTCCGGCCTGACCCGGTGGGCCGGCTCGCCCGACCAGCTCGGACCCGTGCTCGCGGCGGTCACCGGGGCGGGCCCGGCGTCCCCGGCCCGCGACGCGCGGTCCCTGGAGGACCCGGCCGGGCTGGTCGCCGAGGCTGCCCGCGCCGCCGTGCCCGCCGGGCCGGCCGCCGCGGGCCGCCGGTCGCTGCTGGAACCGGTCGGCGACGCGATCGCCGTCGTCGCCGCGCTGCTCCAGGCCGGCGGCGGACTGCGATGA
- a CDS encoding polysaccharide deacetylase family protein, which yields MRTAALAGLATAAFPAVQVAPALTVLPGLRRRLLPGLHGLGPPDRVALTFDDGPDPESTPCFLDLLAAHRVTATFFVLGAMLRRRPDLGRRLVDAGHEVAVHGWTHDNLLLRGPAGTVRDLTRAYDLVAEVTGRRPRFLRPPYGVLTGATLLAARRLRLRPMLWSCWGRDWTATATADTVAATVRAGLAGGGTILLHDSSHAAVPGAWRAGLAALPDILAECHRRGWRVGPLGAHRLPAR from the coding sequence ATGAGGACCGCCGCCCTCGCCGGGCTCGCGACGGCGGCGTTCCCGGCGGTCCAGGTGGCGCCGGCGCTGACCGTGCTGCCCGGCCTCCGCCGCCGCCTGCTGCCCGGCCTGCACGGCCTCGGCCCGCCGGACCGGGTCGCGCTGACCTTCGACGACGGCCCGGACCCGGAGTCCACGCCGTGCTTCCTGGACCTGCTCGCCGCGCACCGGGTCACGGCCACGTTCTTCGTCCTCGGCGCGATGCTGCGGCGCCGCCCGGACCTGGGCCGCCGGCTGGTCGACGCCGGCCACGAGGTCGCCGTGCACGGCTGGACGCACGACAACCTGCTGCTGCGCGGGCCGGCCGGCACCGTCCGCGACCTGACCCGGGCGTACGACCTGGTGGCGGAGGTGACCGGACGGCGACCGCGGTTCCTCCGCCCGCCGTACGGGGTGCTCACCGGCGCGACCCTGCTGGCGGCCCGGCGGCTGCGCCTGCGGCCGATGCTGTGGAGCTGCTGGGGGCGGGACTGGACCGCCACGGCGACCGCCGACACGGTCGCGGCGACCGTCCGGGCCGGGCTGGCCGGCGGGGGCACGATCCTGCTGCACGACTCGTCCCACGCCGCCGTGCCGGGCGCGTGGCGCGCCGGGCTGGCCGCGCTGCCCGACATCCTGGCCGAGTGCCACCGCCGAGGGTGGCGGGTGGGCCCGCTGGGCGCGCACCGGCTGCCCGCGCGTTGA
- a CDS encoding D-alanyl-D-alanine carboxypeptidase family protein — MRTWGPSVALAAALLLPLSTPAVAAARPGAASARRLPAAAPPCPNVPAPSTRPPQPPPPPGPADRAVGGAALDTSGLVVPPVATVPPAVAATSWVVADLDTGAVLGACGPHEYAVPASVQKLLLAATMLPRLDPNREVTVTAGDVAIEPGSSAVGLAEGGHYRIETIWLGLLLKSGNEAANALARLGGGPDGLAGGVRAMNAEAHRLGARQTHAVTPSGLDGPGQFTSAYDLALIARACFAEPAFRRYTATRTAQVPAQPALREKAFQIQNDNMLLDHYPGAIGGKTGFTDLARHTYVGAAERGGRRLEVTLLGAEVTTQRGWQQGAALLDWGFGLPRDAAVGRLVEPGELDRATPPATGAASALAGHADLRGGAPAPGYRPGAGLSVAVGAVLVAGGAVLLARRRRHAAAVAASTAVVVREGELPEVD, encoded by the coding sequence ATGAGGACCTGGGGACCGTCCGTGGCGCTCGCCGCCGCCCTGCTCCTGCCGCTGTCCACGCCCGCCGTGGCCGCGGCCCGCCCGGGCGCCGCGTCGGCGCGCCGGCTGCCGGCCGCGGCGCCGCCCTGCCCGAACGTGCCCGCCCCGTCGACCCGGCCGCCGCAGCCGCCGCCCCCGCCCGGCCCGGCGGACCGGGCCGTGGGGGGCGCCGCGCTGGACACCTCGGGCCTGGTCGTCCCGCCGGTCGCGACGGTGCCGCCCGCGGTGGCGGCGACGTCGTGGGTGGTCGCGGACCTGGACACCGGCGCGGTGCTCGGCGCCTGCGGCCCGCACGAGTACGCCGTGCCGGCCAGCGTGCAGAAGTTGCTGCTGGCCGCCACCATGCTGCCCCGGCTGGACCCGAACCGCGAGGTCACCGTGACCGCCGGCGACGTGGCGATCGAGCCGGGCAGTTCGGCGGTGGGGCTGGCCGAGGGCGGGCACTACCGGATCGAGACGATCTGGCTGGGCCTGCTGTTGAAGTCCGGCAACGAGGCGGCCAACGCGCTGGCCCGGCTCGGTGGCGGCCCGGACGGGCTGGCCGGCGGGGTCCGGGCGATGAACGCCGAGGCCCACCGGCTCGGCGCCCGGCAGACCCACGCCGTCACCCCGTCCGGCCTGGACGGTCCGGGGCAGTTCACCAGCGCGTACGACCTGGCGCTGATCGCCCGGGCCTGCTTCGCCGAGCCGGCCTTCCGCCGCTACACCGCCACCCGCACCGCGCAGGTGCCCGCCCAGCCGGCGCTGCGGGAGAAGGCCTTCCAGATCCAGAACGACAACATGCTGCTGGACCACTATCCGGGCGCGATCGGCGGCAAGACCGGCTTCACCGACCTGGCCCGGCACACGTACGTCGGTGCGGCCGAGCGCGGTGGACGGCGCCTGGAGGTCACCCTGCTCGGCGCGGAGGTCACCACCCAGCGCGGCTGGCAGCAGGGGGCCGCGCTGCTGGACTGGGGTTTCGGGCTGCCCCGGGACGCCGCGGTCGGCCGCCTGGTCGAGCCGGGGGAGCTGGACCGCGCCACGCCCCCCGCCACGGGGGCGGCGTCGGCCCTGGCCGGGCACGCCGACCTGCGCGGCGGCGCCCCGGCCCCCGGCTACCGGCCGGGCGCGGGGCTGTCGGTCGCGGTGGGCGCGGTGCTGGTGGCCGGGGGAGCGGTGCTGCTGGCCCGGCGTCGTCGGCACGCCGCCGCGGTCGCCGCGTCGACCGCCGTGGTGGTGCGGGAGGGCGAACTTCCGGAAGTCGACTGA
- a CDS encoding LacI family DNA-binding transcriptional regulator: protein MNADDERRVTITAIAREAGVSVPTVSRVLNGRSDVAPDTRERVEELLRHHGYRRRGSRTVRRANLVDLVFNDLDSPWAVEIIRGVEDVNHAAGIGTVVSAVHRESSSTRQWLHNLRGRASDGVIMVTSHLSPAVQAQLRRLNVPVVVVDPDAGVAGTDVPAIGATNWTGGLAATEHLLSRGHRRIGFVAGPPHLLCSRARLDGYRAALAAAGVPADDRLVQPGDFYHASGFAAGGALLDLDDPPTAIFAASDQMAFGVYEAVRRRGLRVADDVSVVGFDDLPEARWASPPLTTVRQPLVEMGRLAARTVLRLAQGEEIESPRVELATELVVRDSTAGPAGH, encoded by the coding sequence GTGAACGCGGACGACGAGCGCAGGGTGACCATCACCGCGATCGCACGGGAGGCCGGCGTCTCCGTGCCCACCGTGTCGCGGGTGCTCAACGGGCGGTCCGACGTCGCGCCGGACACCCGGGAACGCGTCGAGGAACTGCTGCGCCACCACGGCTACCGACGCCGCGGCAGCCGCACCGTACGCCGGGCGAACCTGGTCGACCTGGTCTTCAACGACCTGGACAGCCCGTGGGCCGTGGAGATCATCCGTGGGGTGGAGGACGTCAACCACGCCGCCGGAATCGGCACGGTGGTCTCGGCCGTGCACCGCGAGTCCAGCTCCACCCGACAGTGGCTGCACAACCTGCGCGGGCGGGCCTCGGACGGCGTGATCATGGTGACCTCGCACCTGAGCCCGGCGGTCCAGGCGCAACTGCGCCGGCTCAACGTGCCGGTGGTGGTGGTCGACCCGGACGCCGGGGTGGCCGGGACGGACGTGCCGGCGATCGGCGCCACCAACTGGACCGGCGGCCTGGCCGCCACCGAACACCTGCTCAGCCGGGGCCACCGCCGGATCGGCTTCGTCGCCGGCCCGCCGCACCTGCTGTGCAGCCGCGCCCGACTCGACGGCTACCGCGCCGCGCTGGCGGCCGCCGGCGTGCCGGCCGACGACCGCCTGGTCCAGCCGGGCGACTTCTACCACGCCTCCGGCTTCGCCGCCGGTGGAGCCCTGCTCGACCTCGACGACCCGCCGACGGCGATCTTCGCGGCCAGCGACCAGATGGCCTTCGGCGTCTACGAGGCGGTACGCCGGCGCGGCCTGCGCGTCGCCGACGACGTGAGCGTGGTGGGCTTCGACGACCTGCCCGAGGCCCGGTGGGCCTCGCCGCCCCTGACCACCGTGCGCCAGCCGCTGGTGGAGATGGGCCGGCTCGCCGCCCGCACGGTGCTGCGCCTGGCCCAGGGCGAGGAGATCGAGTCGCCCCGGGTGGAGCTGGCCACCGAGCTGGTGGTGCGGGACAGCACCGCCGGGCCGGCCGGCCACTGA
- a CDS encoding acetylxylan esterase: MLTDLPEAELRRHRSDLREPSDFDAFWADTLAQARSCGEPVEVTPVPTPLAGVDVFDVTFPGFAGQPVRAWLRVPRGASGPAPTVVQYVGYGGGRGHPLENLLWSAAGFAHLQMDTRGQGSGWSRGDTPDVAAAGPQAPGMATRGVEDPRRYYYRRFLTDAVRAVDAARGLPAVDPDRVAVLGHSQGGAAALAAAALAPRLRAAVVHVPFLCDVPRAVTLTDSAPYREIRDYLAVHRDREEQVLRTLGYVDGVAFARRATVPARFSVALMDDIVPPSTVYAAYHDYRGDKELAVWRWNGHEAGGVDDDAAALDFLRAALHG, from the coding sequence GTGTTGACCGACCTGCCCGAGGCGGAACTCCGCCGCCACCGCAGCGACCTGCGCGAACCATCCGACTTCGATGCCTTCTGGGCCGACACGCTCGCGCAGGCCCGCTCCTGCGGCGAGCCCGTCGAGGTGACACCCGTGCCCACCCCGCTGGCCGGGGTGGACGTGTTCGACGTGACCTTCCCCGGGTTCGCCGGCCAGCCGGTGCGGGCCTGGCTGCGGGTGCCCCGCGGCGCCTCCGGCCCGGCGCCGACGGTCGTGCAGTACGTCGGCTACGGCGGCGGGCGCGGCCACCCTCTGGAGAACCTGCTCTGGTCCGCGGCCGGGTTCGCGCACCTGCAGATGGACACCCGGGGCCAGGGTTCCGGGTGGAGCCGGGGCGACACCCCGGACGTGGCCGCGGCCGGACCGCAGGCCCCCGGGATGGCCACCCGCGGGGTGGAGGACCCGCGCCGGTACTACTACCGGCGCTTCCTCACCGACGCCGTCCGCGCGGTGGACGCCGCCCGCGGCCTGCCGGCCGTCGACCCGGACCGGGTCGCCGTGCTCGGCCACAGCCAGGGCGGCGCGGCCGCGCTGGCCGCCGCCGCGCTCGCGCCCCGGCTCCGCGCCGCGGTGGTCCACGTGCCGTTCCTCTGCGACGTGCCGCGCGCCGTGACGCTCACCGACTCGGCGCCCTACCGGGAGATCCGGGACTACCTGGCCGTGCACCGCGACCGGGAGGAGCAGGTGCTGCGCACGCTCGGCTACGTCGACGGGGTGGCGTTCGCCCGCCGCGCGACCGTGCCGGCCCGCTTCTCCGTCGCGCTGATGGACGACATCGTGCCGCCGTCGACGGTCTACGCCGCCTACCACGACTACCGCGGCGACAAGGAACTGGCGGTGTGGCGGTGGAACGGCCACGAGGCGGGCGGCGTCGACGACGACGCGGCCGCGCTGGACTTCCTCCGCGCCGCCCTGCACGGCTGA
- a CDS encoding M15 family metallopeptidase produces MPARAPGRAGRHGRVGTGRRAATVLAVAAVALAAACQRPAPRPAPPSPTPSGPRAPADVVDLAAVDPTIRTDIRYAGAHNFVGRPIDGYPEPLCLLTRRAAEALHRVQTAALAGGHSLKVYDCYRPQRAVDEFVAWAKRPDEQQMKGEFYPAVPKDRLFADGYIGAPTAHSRASTLDLTLVPVPGPEPARYVPGQPLVSCTAPAGRRFADDSVDMGTGFDCFDPRAHTDDARVTAAARDNRELLRELMSAQGFENYPREWWHYRYVDEPYPDTWFDFPVARSSLR; encoded by the coding sequence ATGCCGGCCCGGGCGCCGGGCCGGGCTGGTAGACACGGCAGGGTGGGCACCGGCAGACGCGCGGCGACGGTCCTGGCCGTGGCCGCCGTGGCGCTCGCCGCGGCCTGCCAACGGCCGGCGCCGCGTCCGGCCCCGCCGTCGCCCACCCCGAGTGGCCCACGCGCCCCGGCCGACGTGGTCGACCTGGCCGCCGTCGACCCGACGATCCGCACCGACATCCGGTACGCCGGCGCGCACAACTTCGTCGGCCGGCCGATCGACGGCTACCCCGAGCCGCTCTGCCTGCTCACCCGCCGGGCCGCCGAGGCGTTGCACCGGGTGCAGACCGCGGCGCTGGCCGGCGGCCACAGCCTGAAGGTCTACGACTGCTACCGGCCGCAGCGGGCGGTGGACGAGTTCGTGGCCTGGGCCAAGCGCCCCGACGAGCAGCAGATGAAGGGCGAGTTCTATCCCGCCGTGCCCAAGGACCGGCTCTTCGCCGACGGGTACATCGGCGCGCCGACCGCGCACAGCCGGGCCAGCACGCTCGACCTGACCCTGGTCCCGGTGCCCGGCCCCGAGCCGGCCCGGTACGTGCCCGGCCAGCCCCTGGTGTCGTGCACCGCGCCCGCCGGCCGTCGCTTCGCCGACGACTCGGTCGACATGGGCACCGGGTTCGACTGCTTCGACCCGCGCGCCCACACGGACGACGCCCGGGTCACCGCCGCCGCCCGGGACAACCGGGAACTGCTGCGGGAGCTGATGAGCGCGCAGGGCTTCGAGAACTACCCGCGCGAGTGGTGGCACTACCGCTACGTCGACGAGCCGTACCCGGACACCTGGTTCGACTTCCCGGTGGCCCGGTCCTCGCTGCGGTAA